One Lepus europaeus isolate LE1 chromosome 7, mLepTim1.pri, whole genome shotgun sequence DNA segment encodes these proteins:
- the TEX54 gene encoding LOW QUALITY PROTEIN: testis-expressed protein 54 (The sequence of the model RefSeq protein was modified relative to this genomic sequence to represent the inferred CDS: deleted 2 bases in 1 codon), which produces MGCCQDKDFPTTDEQAKEFEGAGEGRTRGGEGPGWGRRCPRGEPWRSTAAEGRGEFSGLVPAGAHGIDLDSPGHRNRKSNESLLITVLWRRLSLFSRRGSSRSTKRQSEQIQKKESPIPEDKPEDSQEEPEKG; this is translated from the exons ATGGGCTGCTGCCAAGACAAGGACTTTCCGACCACCGATGAGCAGGCCAAAGAGTTCGAGGGAGCTGGGGAAGGTAGGACCAGGGGCGGTGAGGGCCCG GGTTGGGGAAGGCGCTGCCCCAGGGGAGAGCCCTGGAGGTCCACGGCGGCGGAGGGTAGGGGTGAGTTCAGCGGCCTCGTCCCTGCAGGCGCCCACGGAATCGATTTGGACTCCCCGGGCCACCGGAATCGCAAGTCGAACGAAAGCCTTCTGATCACCGTGCTGTGGCGGCGGCTATCCCTGTTCAGCCGCCGGGGCTCCTCGCGGTCCACCAAGAGGCAGTCAGAGCAGATCCAGAAGAAGGAGAGTCCGATCCCGGAGGACAAGCCTGAGGACAGCCAGGAAGAGCCGGAGAAGGGGTGA